A part of Oncorhynchus kisutch isolate 150728-3 linkage group LG2, Okis_V2, whole genome shotgun sequence genomic DNA contains:
- the LOC109867707 gene encoding cyclin-Y-like protein 1 isoform X4, with amino-acid sequence MGNTIACCVSPERSPKLPRQLADRQEDYQISTNVRDDTGPYLQHISDREEPNELAQEFHPSNHARLRTIFLSKSQTDRELQDKRKSNHITHVSHTSPLSKKYSSCSTIFIDDSTVSQPNLKSTIKCVTLAIYYHIKNRDSDRSLDIFDEKMHPLSRSAVDLLLAVLREQVPGDYSRTDPEHKLIYRFVRTLFSAAQLTAECAIVTLVYLERLLTYAEMDICPCNWKRIVLGAILLASKVWDDQAVWNVDYCQILKDITVEDMNEMERQFLELLQFNINVPSSVYAKYYFDLRSLADDNSPRLPLETLGNERAQKLEARQ; translated from the exons ATGGGGAATACGATAGCATGCTGCGTGTCCCCGGAGAGAAGCCCAAAGTTACCAAGGCAACTGGCGGACCGCCAGGAAGACTACCAAATAAGCACGAACGTGAGGGACGACACCGGCCCGTACCTGCAGCACATTAGCGACAGAGAGGAACCTAACG AACTGGCCCAGGAGTTCCACCCATCGAACCATGCCCGACTCAGAACCATCTTCCTCAGCAAGTCCCAGACAGACCGTGAGT TGCAAGACAAGAGGAAAAGCAATCACATAACCCATGTTAGTCAT acctctcctctctctaagaAGTACAGTTCCTGTTCCACCATCTTTATCGATGACAGCACGGTCAGCCAGCCCAACTTGAAAAGCACAATAAAATG TGTTACACTAGCGATATACTACCACATTAAAAACAG ggaCTCTGACAGGTCACTGGACATTTTCGATGAGAAGATGCACCCCTTATCG AGATCTGCAGTGGATCTACTGTTGGCTGTACTG AGAGAGCAGGTTCCTGGTGACTACTCTCGTACGGACCCCGAGCACAAACTCATCTACCGCTTTGTCAGAACTCTGTTCAGCGCTGCACAGCTCACTGCAGAGTGTGCCATCGTCACCTTG GTGTACCTGGAGCGTCTGCTGACCTACGCTGAGATGGACATCTGCCCATGTAACTGGAAGCGCATTGTACTGGGAGCCATCCTGCTGGCCTCCAAGGTGTGGGACGACCAAGCTGTCTGGAACGTAGACTACTGCCAGATCCTCAAAGACATCACTGTGGAGGATAT GAACGAGATGGAACGCCAATTCCTGGAGCTGCTGCAGTTCAACATCAACGTCCCGTCTAGTGTTTATGCCAAGTACTACTTCGACCTGCGCTCTCTGGCTGACGACAACAGCCCCCGCTTACCCCTGGAGACACTCGGCAACGAGCGGGCACAGAAACTGGAGGCACGGCAATGA
- the LOC109867707 gene encoding cyclin-Y-like protein 1 isoform X6: MGNTIACCVSPERSPKLPRQLADRQEDYQISTNVRDDTGPYLQHISDREEPNELAQEFHPSNHARLRTIFLSKSQTDRELQDKRKSNHITHVSHTSPLSKKYSSCSTIFIDDSTVSQPNLKSTIKCVTLAIYYHIKNRDSDRSLDIFDEKMHPLSVYLERLLTYAEMDICPCNWKRIVLGAILLASKVWDDQAVWNVDYCQILKDITVEDMNEMERQFLELLQFNINVPSSVYAKYYFDLRSLADDNSPRLPLETLGNERAQKLEAISRLCEDKYKDWSRAAVKRSFSADNLVGIRCANAVLS, from the exons ATGGGGAATACGATAGCATGCTGCGTGTCCCCGGAGAGAAGCCCAAAGTTACCAAGGCAACTGGCGGACCGCCAGGAAGACTACCAAATAAGCACGAACGTGAGGGACGACACCGGCCCGTACCTGCAGCACATTAGCGACAGAGAGGAACCTAACG AACTGGCCCAGGAGTTCCACCCATCGAACCATGCCCGACTCAGAACCATCTTCCTCAGCAAGTCCCAGACAGACCGTGAGT TGCAAGACAAGAGGAAAAGCAATCACATAACCCATGTTAGTCAT acctctcctctctctaagaAGTACAGTTCCTGTTCCACCATCTTTATCGATGACAGCACGGTCAGCCAGCCCAACTTGAAAAGCACAATAAAATG TGTTACACTAGCGATATACTACCACATTAAAAACAG ggaCTCTGACAGGTCACTGGACATTTTCGATGAGAAGATGCACCCCTTATCG GTGTACCTGGAGCGTCTGCTGACCTACGCTGAGATGGACATCTGCCCATGTAACTGGAAGCGCATTGTACTGGGAGCCATCCTGCTGGCCTCCAAGGTGTGGGACGACCAAGCTGTCTGGAACGTAGACTACTGCCAGATCCTCAAAGACATCACTGTGGAGGATAT GAACGAGATGGAACGCCAATTCCTGGAGCTGCTGCAGTTCAACATCAACGTCCCGTCTAGTGTTTATGCCAAGTACTACTTCGACCTGCGCTCTCTGGCTGACGACAACAGCCCCCGCTTACCCCTGGAGACACTCGGCAACGAGCGGGCACAGAAACTGGAG gcCATCTCCAGACTGTGTGAGGACAAGTATAAGGATTGGAGCCGAGCAGCCGTGAAGAGGTCCTTTAGCGCTGACAACCTGGTGGGCATCCGCTGCGCCAATGCTGTACTCTCATAG
- the LOC109867707 gene encoding cyclin-Y-like protein 1 isoform X1: MGNTIACCVSPERSPKLPRQLADRQEDYQISTNVRDDTGPYLQHISDREEPNELAQEFHPSNHARLRTIFLSKSQTDRELQDKRKSNHITHVSHTSPLSKKYSSCSTIFIDDSTVSQPNLKSTIKCVTLAIYYHIKNRDSDRSLDIFDEKMHPLSRSAVDLLLAVLREQVPGDYSRTDPEHKLIYRFVRTLFSAAQLTAECAIVTLVYLERLLTYAEMDICPCNWKRIVLGAILLASKVWDDQAVWNVDYCQILKDITVEDMNEMERQFLELLQFNINVPSSVYAKYYFDLRSLADDNSPRLPLETLGNERAQKLEAISRLCEDKYKDWSRAAVKRSFSADNLVGIRCANAVLS; the protein is encoded by the exons ATGGGGAATACGATAGCATGCTGCGTGTCCCCGGAGAGAAGCCCAAAGTTACCAAGGCAACTGGCGGACCGCCAGGAAGACTACCAAATAAGCACGAACGTGAGGGACGACACCGGCCCGTACCTGCAGCACATTAGCGACAGAGAGGAACCTAACG AACTGGCCCAGGAGTTCCACCCATCGAACCATGCCCGACTCAGAACCATCTTCCTCAGCAAGTCCCAGACAGACCGTGAGT TGCAAGACAAGAGGAAAAGCAATCACATAACCCATGTTAGTCAT acctctcctctctctaagaAGTACAGTTCCTGTTCCACCATCTTTATCGATGACAGCACGGTCAGCCAGCCCAACTTGAAAAGCACAATAAAATG TGTTACACTAGCGATATACTACCACATTAAAAACAG ggaCTCTGACAGGTCACTGGACATTTTCGATGAGAAGATGCACCCCTTATCG AGATCTGCAGTGGATCTACTGTTGGCTGTACTG AGAGAGCAGGTTCCTGGTGACTACTCTCGTACGGACCCCGAGCACAAACTCATCTACCGCTTTGTCAGAACTCTGTTCAGCGCTGCACAGCTCACTGCAGAGTGTGCCATCGTCACCTTG GTGTACCTGGAGCGTCTGCTGACCTACGCTGAGATGGACATCTGCCCATGTAACTGGAAGCGCATTGTACTGGGAGCCATCCTGCTGGCCTCCAAGGTGTGGGACGACCAAGCTGTCTGGAACGTAGACTACTGCCAGATCCTCAAAGACATCACTGTGGAGGATAT GAACGAGATGGAACGCCAATTCCTGGAGCTGCTGCAGTTCAACATCAACGTCCCGTCTAGTGTTTATGCCAAGTACTACTTCGACCTGCGCTCTCTGGCTGACGACAACAGCCCCCGCTTACCCCTGGAGACACTCGGCAACGAGCGGGCACAGAAACTGGAG gcCATCTCCAGACTGTGTGAGGACAAGTATAAGGATTGGAGCCGAGCAGCCGTGAAGAGGTCCTTTAGCGCTGACAACCTGGTGGGCATCCGCTGCGCCAATGCTGTACTCTCATAG
- the LOC109867707 gene encoding cyclin-Y-like protein 1 isoform X5, whose amino-acid sequence MGNTIACCVSPERSPKLPRQLADRQEDYQISTNVRDDTGPYLQHISDREEPNELAQEFHPSNHARLRTIFLSKSQTDRELQDKRKSNHITHVSHTSPLSKKYSSCSTIFIDDSTVSQPNLKSTIKCVTLAIYYHIKNRDSDRSLDIFDEKMHPLSREQVPGDYSRTDPEHKLIYRFVRTLFSAAQLTAECAIVTLVYLERLLTYAEMDICPCNWKRIVLGAILLASKVWDDQAVWNVDYCQILKDITVEDMNEMERQFLELLQFNINVPSSVYAKYYFDLRSLADDNSPRLPLETLGNERAQKLEARQ is encoded by the exons ATGGGGAATACGATAGCATGCTGCGTGTCCCCGGAGAGAAGCCCAAAGTTACCAAGGCAACTGGCGGACCGCCAGGAAGACTACCAAATAAGCACGAACGTGAGGGACGACACCGGCCCGTACCTGCAGCACATTAGCGACAGAGAGGAACCTAACG AACTGGCCCAGGAGTTCCACCCATCGAACCATGCCCGACTCAGAACCATCTTCCTCAGCAAGTCCCAGACAGACCGTGAGT TGCAAGACAAGAGGAAAAGCAATCACATAACCCATGTTAGTCAT acctctcctctctctaagaAGTACAGTTCCTGTTCCACCATCTTTATCGATGACAGCACGGTCAGCCAGCCCAACTTGAAAAGCACAATAAAATG TGTTACACTAGCGATATACTACCACATTAAAAACAG ggaCTCTGACAGGTCACTGGACATTTTCGATGAGAAGATGCACCCCTTATCG AGAGAGCAGGTTCCTGGTGACTACTCTCGTACGGACCCCGAGCACAAACTCATCTACCGCTTTGTCAGAACTCTGTTCAGCGCTGCACAGCTCACTGCAGAGTGTGCCATCGTCACCTTG GTGTACCTGGAGCGTCTGCTGACCTACGCTGAGATGGACATCTGCCCATGTAACTGGAAGCGCATTGTACTGGGAGCCATCCTGCTGGCCTCCAAGGTGTGGGACGACCAAGCTGTCTGGAACGTAGACTACTGCCAGATCCTCAAAGACATCACTGTGGAGGATAT GAACGAGATGGAACGCCAATTCCTGGAGCTGCTGCAGTTCAACATCAACGTCCCGTCTAGTGTTTATGCCAAGTACTACTTCGACCTGCGCTCTCTGGCTGACGACAACAGCCCCCGCTTACCCCTGGAGACACTCGGCAACGAGCGGGCACAGAAACTGGAGGCACGGCAATGA
- the LOC109867707 gene encoding cyclin-Y-like protein 1 isoform X3, whose protein sequence is MGNTIACCVSPERSPKLPRQLADRQEDYQISTNVRDDTGPYLQHISDREEPNELAQEFHPSNHARLRTIFLSKSQTDRELQDKRKSNHITHVSHTSPLSKKYSSCSTIFIDDSTVSQPNLKSTIKCVTLAIYYHIKNRDSDRSLDIFDEKMHPLSVPGDYSRTDPEHKLIYRFVRTLFSAAQLTAECAIVTLVYLERLLTYAEMDICPCNWKRIVLGAILLASKVWDDQAVWNVDYCQILKDITVEDMNEMERQFLELLQFNINVPSSVYAKYYFDLRSLADDNSPRLPLETLGNERAQKLEAISRLCEDKYKDWSRAAVKRSFSADNLVGIRCANAVLS, encoded by the exons ATGGGGAATACGATAGCATGCTGCGTGTCCCCGGAGAGAAGCCCAAAGTTACCAAGGCAACTGGCGGACCGCCAGGAAGACTACCAAATAAGCACGAACGTGAGGGACGACACCGGCCCGTACCTGCAGCACATTAGCGACAGAGAGGAACCTAACG AACTGGCCCAGGAGTTCCACCCATCGAACCATGCCCGACTCAGAACCATCTTCCTCAGCAAGTCCCAGACAGACCGTGAGT TGCAAGACAAGAGGAAAAGCAATCACATAACCCATGTTAGTCAT acctctcctctctctaagaAGTACAGTTCCTGTTCCACCATCTTTATCGATGACAGCACGGTCAGCCAGCCCAACTTGAAAAGCACAATAAAATG TGTTACACTAGCGATATACTACCACATTAAAAACAG ggaCTCTGACAGGTCACTGGACATTTTCGATGAGAAGATGCACCCCTTATCG GTTCCTGGTGACTACTCTCGTACGGACCCCGAGCACAAACTCATCTACCGCTTTGTCAGAACTCTGTTCAGCGCTGCACAGCTCACTGCAGAGTGTGCCATCGTCACCTTG GTGTACCTGGAGCGTCTGCTGACCTACGCTGAGATGGACATCTGCCCATGTAACTGGAAGCGCATTGTACTGGGAGCCATCCTGCTGGCCTCCAAGGTGTGGGACGACCAAGCTGTCTGGAACGTAGACTACTGCCAGATCCTCAAAGACATCACTGTGGAGGATAT GAACGAGATGGAACGCCAATTCCTGGAGCTGCTGCAGTTCAACATCAACGTCCCGTCTAGTGTTTATGCCAAGTACTACTTCGACCTGCGCTCTCTGGCTGACGACAACAGCCCCCGCTTACCCCTGGAGACACTCGGCAACGAGCGGGCACAGAAACTGGAG gcCATCTCCAGACTGTGTGAGGACAAGTATAAGGATTGGAGCCGAGCAGCCGTGAAGAGGTCCTTTAGCGCTGACAACCTGGTGGGCATCCGCTGCGCCAATGCTGTACTCTCATAG
- the LOC109867707 gene encoding cyclin-Y-like protein 1 isoform X2, giving the protein MGNTIACCVSPERSPKLPRQLADRQEDYQISTNVRDDTGPYLQHISDREEPNELAQEFHPSNHARLRTIFLSKSQTDRELQDKRKSNHITHVSHTSPLSKKYSSCSTIFIDDSTVSQPNLKSTIKCVTLAIYYHIKNRDSDRSLDIFDEKMHPLSREQVPGDYSRTDPEHKLIYRFVRTLFSAAQLTAECAIVTLVYLERLLTYAEMDICPCNWKRIVLGAILLASKVWDDQAVWNVDYCQILKDITVEDMNEMERQFLELLQFNINVPSSVYAKYYFDLRSLADDNSPRLPLETLGNERAQKLEAISRLCEDKYKDWSRAAVKRSFSADNLVGIRCANAVLS; this is encoded by the exons ATGGGGAATACGATAGCATGCTGCGTGTCCCCGGAGAGAAGCCCAAAGTTACCAAGGCAACTGGCGGACCGCCAGGAAGACTACCAAATAAGCACGAACGTGAGGGACGACACCGGCCCGTACCTGCAGCACATTAGCGACAGAGAGGAACCTAACG AACTGGCCCAGGAGTTCCACCCATCGAACCATGCCCGACTCAGAACCATCTTCCTCAGCAAGTCCCAGACAGACCGTGAGT TGCAAGACAAGAGGAAAAGCAATCACATAACCCATGTTAGTCAT acctctcctctctctaagaAGTACAGTTCCTGTTCCACCATCTTTATCGATGACAGCACGGTCAGCCAGCCCAACTTGAAAAGCACAATAAAATG TGTTACACTAGCGATATACTACCACATTAAAAACAG ggaCTCTGACAGGTCACTGGACATTTTCGATGAGAAGATGCACCCCTTATCG AGAGAGCAGGTTCCTGGTGACTACTCTCGTACGGACCCCGAGCACAAACTCATCTACCGCTTTGTCAGAACTCTGTTCAGCGCTGCACAGCTCACTGCAGAGTGTGCCATCGTCACCTTG GTGTACCTGGAGCGTCTGCTGACCTACGCTGAGATGGACATCTGCCCATGTAACTGGAAGCGCATTGTACTGGGAGCCATCCTGCTGGCCTCCAAGGTGTGGGACGACCAAGCTGTCTGGAACGTAGACTACTGCCAGATCCTCAAAGACATCACTGTGGAGGATAT GAACGAGATGGAACGCCAATTCCTGGAGCTGCTGCAGTTCAACATCAACGTCCCGTCTAGTGTTTATGCCAAGTACTACTTCGACCTGCGCTCTCTGGCTGACGACAACAGCCCCCGCTTACCCCTGGAGACACTCGGCAACGAGCGGGCACAGAAACTGGAG gcCATCTCCAGACTGTGTGAGGACAAGTATAAGGATTGGAGCCGAGCAGCCGTGAAGAGGTCCTTTAGCGCTGACAACCTGGTGGGCATCCGCTGCGCCAATGCTGTACTCTCATAG
- the LOC109867707 gene encoding cyclin-Y-like protein 1 isoform X7 produces MLVIPLLSLRSTVPVPPSLSMTARVTLAIYYHIKNRDSDRSLDIFDEKMHPLSREQVPGDYSRTDPEHKLIYRFVRTLFSAAQLTAECAIVTLVYLERLLTYAEMDICPCNWKRIVLGAILLASKVWDDQAVWNVDYCQILKDITVEDMNEMERQFLELLQFNINVPSSVYAKYYFDLRSLADDNSPRLPLETLGNERAQKLEAISRLCEDKYKDWSRAAVKRSFSADNLVGIRCANAVLS; encoded by the exons ATGTTAGTCAT acctctcctctctctaagaAGTACAGTTCCTGTTCCACCATCTTTATCGATGACAGCACG TGTTACACTAGCGATATACTACCACATTAAAAACAG ggaCTCTGACAGGTCACTGGACATTTTCGATGAGAAGATGCACCCCTTATCG AGAGAGCAGGTTCCTGGTGACTACTCTCGTACGGACCCCGAGCACAAACTCATCTACCGCTTTGTCAGAACTCTGTTCAGCGCTGCACAGCTCACTGCAGAGTGTGCCATCGTCACCTTG GTGTACCTGGAGCGTCTGCTGACCTACGCTGAGATGGACATCTGCCCATGTAACTGGAAGCGCATTGTACTGGGAGCCATCCTGCTGGCCTCCAAGGTGTGGGACGACCAAGCTGTCTGGAACGTAGACTACTGCCAGATCCTCAAAGACATCACTGTGGAGGATAT GAACGAGATGGAACGCCAATTCCTGGAGCTGCTGCAGTTCAACATCAACGTCCCGTCTAGTGTTTATGCCAAGTACTACTTCGACCTGCGCTCTCTGGCTGACGACAACAGCCCCCGCTTACCCCTGGAGACACTCGGCAACGAGCGGGCACAGAAACTGGAG gcCATCTCCAGACTGTGTGAGGACAAGTATAAGGATTGGAGCCGAGCAGCCGTGAAGAGGTCCTTTAGCGCTGACAACCTGGTGGGCATCCGCTGCGCCAATGCTGTACTCTCATAG
- the LOC109867739 gene encoding frizzled-5, whose amino-acid sequence MATRVKPPLCGVVRWLLVLLLSQLPRLAQTASKDIVCEPITVPMCKGIGYNLTYMPNQFNHDTQEEVGLEVHQFWPLVRIHCSPDLLFFLCSMYTPICLQDYKKPLPPCRSVCERAKRGCSPLMIQYGFEWPERMSCEQLPQLGDETLCMDQNSSETTTLSPPLPKPTPKGTRRRQPAPKPPAPQECDRDCRCRDPLVPIKKDAHPLYNRVHTGPVDNCAQPCHHPYFSQDERTFTTFWIGLWSILCFVSTLTTVATFLIDMERFQYPERPIIFLAACYLFVSLGYIIRLVAGHERVACAGSGDQQHILYDTTGPPLCTLVFLLIYFFSMASSIWWVVLSLTWFLAAGMKWGNEAIAGYSQYFHLAAWLIPSVKSIVVLALSSVDGDPVVGICYVGNQSLESLRGFVLAPLVVYLFTGSLFLLAGFVSLFRIRSIIKQGGTKTDKLEKLMIRIGLFTVLYTVPATIVVACLVYEQHYRPGWDRALSCSCQAERQRLGLGPDYAVFMLKYFMCLVVGITSGVWIWSGKTLESWRRFTARCCLCWASKPTAPPSMYSEASTALTGHPSAALPPGSYHKPALPSHV is encoded by the coding sequence ATGGCGACCAGGGTAAAACCCCCGCTATGCGGTGTCGTCCGTTGGCTGCTCGTGCTGCTCCTCTCCCAGCTGCCCCGGCTCGCGCAAACTGCCTCCAAGGATATAGTGTGTGAGCCCATCACGGTGCCCATGTGTAAGGGCATCGGATACAACCTCACCTACATGCCCAACCAGTTCAACCACGACACCCAGGAGGAGGTGGGCTTGGAGGTCCATCAGTTCTGGCCCCTGGTCCGCATCCACTGCTCCCCAGACCTGCTCTTCTTCCTGTGTTCCATGTACACCCCTATCTGTCTGCAGGACTACAAGAAGCCCCTGCCCCCCTGCCGCTCTGTATGTGAGCGGGCCAAGCGAGGCTGCTCCCCCCTCATGATCCAGTATGGTTTTGAGTGGCCAGAGAGGATGAGCTGTGAGCAGCTGCCTCAGCTGGGAGACGAGACTCTGTGTATGGACCAGAACAGTAGCGAGACCACCACCCTTTCCCCTCCCTTGCCCAAACCCACCCCCAAAGGCACCCGCCGAAGGCAGCCCGCCCCCAAGCCCCCCGCCCCCCAGGAGTGTGACCGGGACTGCCGTTGTCGGGACCCTCTGGTGCCTATCAAGAAAGACGCCCACCCCTTATACAACCGGGTCCACACTGGCCCTGTGGATAACTGTGCCCAGCCCTGCCACCACCCTTACTTCTCCCAGGACGAACGCACCTTCACCACCTTCTGGATCGGCCTGTGGTCCATCCTGTGCTTCGTCTCCACCCTGACCACTGTTGCCACCTTCCTCATCGACATGGAGCGCTTTCAGTACCCTGAGAGACCCATCATCTTCCTGGCTGCCTGCTACCTTTTTGTCTCCCTGGGCTACATTATACGGCTAGTGGCAGGTCACGAGAGGGTGGCGTGCGCAGGGAGCGGAGACCAGCAGCACATCCTGTATGACACCACTGGCCCACCCCTGTGTACCCTGGTCTTCCTGCTCATCTACTTCTTCAGCATGGCCAGCTCCATCTGGTGGGTGGTGCTCTCCCTCACCTGGTTCCTGGCCGCGGGCATGAAGTGGGGCAACGAGGCGATTGCTGGTTACTCCCAGTACTTCCACCTGGCTGCCTGGCTGATCCCCAGCGTCAAGTCCATTGTGGTCCTCGCTCTGAGCTCTGTGGACGGAGACCCAGTGGTGGGGATCTGCTACGTGGGGAACCAGAGTCTGGAGAGCCTGCGGGGGTTTGTGTTAGCTCCCCTGGTGGTCTACCTCTTCACCGGCTCCCTGTTCCTCCTAGCGGGCTTTGTGTCTCTGTTCCGCATCCGCAGCATCatcaaacagggagggaccaaGACAGACAAACTGGAGAAGCTGATGATCAGGATCGGATTGTTCACGGTGCTTTACACAGTTCCTGCTACTATAGTAGTAGCCTGCCTGGTGTACGAGCAGCACTACAGGCCTGGTTGGGACCGGGCTCTATCCTGCTCCTGTCAGGCTGAGAGACAGAGGCTGGGCCTGGGGCCCGACTACGCCGTCTTCATGTTGAAATACTTCATGTGTCTGGTGGTGGGGATTACGTCCGGCGTGTGGATCTGGTCCGGAAAGACCCTGGAGTCGTGGAGGAGGTTCACCGCTCGCTGCTGCCTCTGCTGGGCCTCCAAGCCCACCGCACCCCCCTCCATGTACAGCGAGGCCAGTACGGCCCTCACAGGACACCCCAGTGCGGCCCTGCCACCAGGGTCCTACCACAAACCTGCCCTGCCCTCACATGTGTGA